The proteins below come from a single Mya arenaria isolate MELC-2E11 chromosome 8, ASM2691426v1 genomic window:
- the LOC128244524 gene encoding circumsporozoite protein-like, whose protein sequence is MVVRNISGWIIRQCNGVVVRQSDGMVVRNISGWVIRQCNGVVVRQSDGMVVGKSSGWVIRQCNGVVVRQSDGMFVGKTVVGLSGNAMGWLSGKMLACLSGISVVGLSGNAMGWLSGKVMAWLSGKAVAGLSGNAMGWLSGKVMAWLLENSGWVIRQCNGVVARQSDGMVVGKTVVGLSGNAIAWMSGNMLACLSGEAVVGVIRQCNGMDVKQNGGMFVRQSSGWVIRQCNGVDVRQSSNMVSRLTGNAMAWM, encoded by the coding sequence ATGGTTGTCAGGAATATCAGTGGCTGGATTATCAGGCAATGCAATGGGGTGGTTGTCAGGCAAAGTGATGGCATGGTTGTCAGGAATATCAGTGGCTGGGTTATCAGGCAATGCAATGGGGTGGTTGTCAGGCAAAGTGATGGCATGGTTGTCGGGAAAAGCAGTGGCTGGGTTATCAGGCAATGCAATGGGGTGGTTGTCAGgcaaagtgatggcatgtttgtTGGGAAAACAGTGGTTGGGTTATCAGGCAATGCAATGGGGTGGTTGTCAGGCAAAATGTTGGCATGTTTGTCAGGAATATCAGTGGTTGGGTTATCAGGCAATGCAATGGGGTGGTTGTCAGGCAAAGTGATGGCATGGTTGTCGGGAAAAGCAGTGGCTGGGTTATCAGGCAATGCAATGGGGTGGTTGTCAGGCAAAGTGATGGCATGGTTGTTGGAAAACAGTGGTTGGGTTATCAGGCAATGCAATGGGGTGGTTGCCAGGCAAAGTGATGGCATGGTTGTTGGGAAAACAGTGGTTGGGTTATCAGGCAATGCAATTGCATGGATGTCAGGCAATATGTTGGCATGTTTGTCAGGCGAAGCAGTGGTTGGGGTTATCAGGCAATGCAATGGCATGGATGTCAAACAAAATGGTGGCATGTTTGTCAGGCAAAGCAGTGGTTGGGTTATCAGGCAATGCAATGGTGTGGATGTCAGGCAAAGCAGTAACATGGTAAGCAGGCTAACAGGCAACGCAATGGCATGGATGTGA